A single Clostridium sp. AN503 DNA region contains:
- a CDS encoding ATP-binding protein has protein sequence MFVGRETELNKLNAMYQSNQFEFAVLYGRRRVGKTTLINEFCKDKKTIFFVATESTGKENLAQFSKCVLKSITGSEGDFSFSSYEDLFQYIDSICKKERLILAVDEYPYLAESHKAISSLLQVHIDHMWKDSKLFLILCGSSMSFMENQVLGYKSPIYGRRTAQMKIHPFSYFDSRRMLNHFTSEEQAVLFGVTGGIPEYLSRIRSNLSLDENLIQLFFEPSGRLYEEPSNLLKQELKEPATYHSVLRAVAQGASKLNEISTKVGIETSAASAFLNSLISLGLVKKEVPVTEPQTSRKTIYLLEDQMFRFWYRFVAPNTSNITWGLGRQVYETMVRPQLNSYMGLVFEDICRQCFYQPQFLKTLSFFPQKTGRWWGNNPKERKQEEIDILAFDEENLLLGECKWNESLVPLTVLQQMEERGALFVKRHKYYILFAKNGVTDSALQYIKAKQWFRIITFEEINQI, from the coding sequence ATGTTTGTTGGTAGAGAGACAGAACTGAATAAATTAAATGCCATGTATCAAAGCAACCAGTTTGAGTTTGCCGTCCTGTATGGCCGGAGACGAGTTGGAAAAACAACGTTGATCAACGAGTTCTGCAAAGATAAAAAGACCATTTTTTTTGTCGCTACAGAGTCAACCGGAAAAGAAAATCTGGCACAGTTTTCAAAGTGCGTGTTAAAATCCATAACAGGTAGCGAGGGAGATTTCAGCTTTTCTTCTTACGAGGATTTGTTCCAGTATATTGACTCTATATGCAAAAAGGAACGATTGATTTTGGCAGTTGATGAGTATCCCTATCTTGCGGAAAGCCATAAAGCCATATCTTCTTTGCTGCAGGTCCATATCGACCATATGTGGAAAGACAGCAAACTGTTTTTGATCCTGTGTGGTTCCTCTATGAGTTTTATGGAAAATCAGGTCCTGGGATATAAAAGTCCTATTTATGGAAGGCGAACGGCTCAGATGAAAATTCATCCGTTTAGCTATTTTGATTCCCGTCGCATGTTAAATCATTTTACTTCGGAGGAACAGGCCGTTTTGTTTGGCGTGACTGGCGGTATCCCAGAATATTTAAGTAGGATTCGCAGCAATTTATCTCTGGATGAGAACTTAATACAACTTTTTTTTGAGCCAAGCGGAAGACTTTACGAGGAACCATCCAATCTCCTGAAACAGGAATTAAAGGAGCCGGCAACTTATCACAGTGTTCTCCGTGCTGTGGCTCAAGGAGCCAGCAAATTAAATGAGATATCCACAAAGGTTGGGATTGAAACCAGTGCAGCCAGTGCGTTCCTAAATTCTCTGATTTCGCTTGGCTTGGTGAAAAAGGAAGTTCCGGTTACAGAACCACAGACCAGCAGAAAAACTATTTATCTGCTGGAAGACCAGATGTTTCGTTTTTGGTACCGTTTTGTTGCACCCAACACAAGCAATATTACCTGGGGGCTGGGGCGACAGGTTTATGAAACCATGGTACGCCCACAATTAAATAGTTACATGGGGCTTGTTTTTGAAGATATTTGCCGCCAGTGTTTTTATCAGCCACAGTTTTTGAAAACCCTTTCCTTTTTTCCGCAGAAGACTGGCCGCTGGTGGGGCAATAATCCAAAAGAGCGAAAGCAGGAGGAGATAGACATCCTGGCCTTTGATGAGGAGAACCTTCTGCTTGGTGAGTGTAAATGGAACGAGTCGCTGGTTCCTCTGACTGTTTTGCAGCAGATGGAGGAGCGGGGGGCGCTGTTTGTAAAAAGGCATAAGTACTATATTCTTTTTGCTAAAAATGGGGTGACCGATAGTGCTTTACAATATATAAAAGCAAAACAATGGTTTCGGATTATTACGTTTGAGGAAATTAATCAAATATAA
- a CDS encoding argininosuccinate lyase: MRKQTKVVAVASAAALLAIGASMTSFAATGWVEEDGQWYFYDKDGNRVEDEWKKSGDNWYWMDSEEGGAMATDKLVEDDDNTYYVDSNGVMVKNTWVKVVNEDQDDDDDPAEYRYYYMQNSGKAYKAKDSGTTVFKTIDGKKYAFDEDGKMLYGWVNTDSTLATDDSDWETAEYYLGSWEDGSLKTGWQKVTVYDTEEDDDMDYWFNFKSNGKKRVSVEEKKINSKYYRFDDRGVMVYEWALASDGTTSPASISNWSYFNSPEDGARVTKGWFKVVAPADDNDNTFLDYGGTFAKGDSEDENERWYYANGDGELYAGQIKKIKGKYYGFHPEGTDKAGAMLTGLCALVVEDGTIKEVIAADMDSDDLDDCMDGKGDFAAMYGNPNASLYYFGSDEDTDGSMKTGTATVSIDGDSYNFMFSKSGGAEGKGKGLTGLDDGKYIYKFGMKMKAGSDDKYKIVYATGDTGDDSAIVEEIDSAKLRRMSEEAVNKNKDGDTIKYTGTLNSDFYLVNTSGSVIKNKTAAKDGDDWYFYVDEKQIKMYTNNKTLTADTKKPAPADENGNVLKDAWDKTDVSINNGNTIGLDDIIDR, from the coding sequence ATGAGAAAGCAGACAAAAGTAGTTGCAGTAGCATCTGCAGCAGCCCTGCTTGCCATCGGCGCTTCCATGACTTCCTTCGCAGCTACCGGCTGGGTTGAGGAAGATGGACAGTGGTATTTCTACGACAAAGATGGCAACAGAGTCGAGGACGAGTGGAAAAAGTCCGGCGATAACTGGTATTGGATGGACAGCGAAGAAGGCGGCGCTATGGCTACCGACAAGCTGGTTGAAGATGACGACAACACTTACTATGTAGATAGCAACGGTGTTATGGTTAAAAATACCTGGGTTAAGGTTGTTAATGAGGATCAGGATGATGATGATGATCCGGCTGAATATCGTTACTACTACATGCAGAATAGTGGTAAGGCATACAAGGCAAAAGACAGCGGTACTACCGTTTTCAAAACCATCGATGGCAAGAAGTATGCTTTTGATGAGGATGGTAAGATGCTGTATGGCTGGGTGAATACCGATTCTACTCTGGCTACTGATGACAGTGACTGGGAAACTGCAGAGTATTATCTGGGTAGCTGGGAAGATGGTTCTTTAAAGACTGGCTGGCAGAAAGTTACTGTTTATGATACCGAAGAAGATGATGATATGGACTACTGGTTCAACTTCAAATCTAACGGTAAAAAGCGCGTGAGCGTTGAAGAGAAAAAGATCAACAGCAAGTACTATCGCTTTGATGATCGTGGTGTAATGGTTTATGAGTGGGCACTTGCAAGTGATGGCACTACAAGCCCGGCATCCATTTCCAACTGGTCTTACTTCAACAGCCCGGAAGATGGTGCTCGTGTTACCAAAGGTTGGTTCAAGGTAGTTGCACCGGCTGATGACAACGACAACACCTTCCTTGATTACGGCGGAACTTTCGCAAAGGGCGATTCCGAAGATGAGAACGAGAGATGGTATTATGCTAATGGTGATGGCGAGCTGTATGCTGGTCAGATCAAAAAGATCAAAGGTAAATACTATGGTTTCCATCCGGAAGGAACCGACAAAGCAGGTGCTATGCTGACAGGTCTGTGTGCATTAGTTGTTGAAGATGGCACAATCAAAGAGGTTATTGCAGCTGATATGGATTCTGATGACTTAGATGACTGCATGGACGGTAAGGGCGATTTCGCTGCTATGTATGGTAATCCGAATGCTTCCCTGTACTATTTCGGTAGTGACGAGGATACTGATGGTTCCATGAAGACTGGTACTGCTACTGTTAGCATTGATGGTGATTCTTATAACTTCATGTTCAGCAAGAGCGGTGGTGCAGAAGGTAAAGGTAAAGGTCTGACTGGTCTTGATGATGGTAAGTACATCTACAAGTTCGGTATGAAGATGAAAGCTGGCAGCGATGACAAGTATAAGATTGTTTACGCAACTGGTGATACTGGTGATGACAGTGCAATTGTAGAGGAAATTGATTCTGCAAAACTTAGACGTATGTCTGAGGAAGCTGTTAACAAGAACAAAGATGGCGATACTATTAAGTATACTGGAACCCTTAATAGTGATTTCTATCTGGTAAATACCAGTGGTTCTGTAATTAAGAATAAGACCGCTGCTAAAGATGGCGATGACTGGTACTTCTACGTTGATGAGAAGCAGATCAAGATGTATACCAACAA